TCATCCTGGTTAAACTCCTGAATTTCGGCGAATGCTAGAGACATTCCGCCTACGGCTCGTCCCTCGATCATCAAGGGAATCGAAATCCAAGCGCCGTAGTTATACTGAGCGTACTCCTTAGCCAGATGTGAGTAATGAGCAACCCTTGTTGTCGTCGGCTCTTGCCAGATAGGCTCTCCGGTACGTACTGCCTCTGCTAGGGGTGCGGATGTATCAATAGAGAATCGCCGCCATAAATCTACCGTTTCCTCTTGATAACCGACAGCACGGACAATTTCCAGCTCAGTCCCATTGTTAGTCACAACTGCTAATAAAGCAGAACTAGCATTCAAAGCTGCCATACTTTGCTCAACCATTACCTCAGCAACCTGCGTCGGAGTCAGAGATTCCGAAAGGGCAGCGGTAATAGCTTGCAGACGTGCAGTGCGAGCCGCAGACTTTTCAGCAACTTGTTGCGATCGCTGTGCTTCTATGTAAAGCCGTGCATTATCAACAGCTACAGCAGCGCGGCGAGCCAGTTCTTCGCCTAACATCAGGCTTTCTGTATTGTAGTAGCGATCAGAAGAAGATACTAAAGTCATTGCTCCTAGCACCCGTCCACGGACTATCAGCGGAATACCCATGCCAGACTTAGGATTTAGCTGTTGCAATACTTTGAGATGACTGGCATTAGAGGTTGCTGCTTCTATCTGCTCATTAGGGATAAAATGAGTAATTTGTGAGTTGCCTGTTCGTAATATCTGAGCAATTCCTTCAAGTCGCGCTAAATCAGGCGGATAATTTTGTAACTCTTCTACCAATTCTTGTTTTGCTGGCTCAGCATGGGCTGCTGCAACCCGGCGAACTGATTGATTTTCACAAATAATATCAACTACGCACCAGTCAGCCATTTCAGGCACTACTAAATGCGCCAATCCAGTTAAGGTTGTCTCATAGTCCAATGATGAAGCTAAAATCTCACTAGCTTGGGCGAGAAAGTGCTGTCTCTCCTCTACTCGCTTGCGCTCAGTAATATCCCGTGAAGATGCTTGAATCTCCACAATTTCCCCAGTTTGAGGATTGCGAATGGCTCGAACAGTTGCTTCTAGCCAGATATAGTGTCCTTGCTTGTGACAAGCCCGATGGGTAACAGTATAAATATCTGGTAAATCAGTATTAACTGGTTGGTTCTGAGCCATCTGTGCTAAATCGTCTGGGTGAACTAACTCACTACTGTGATGACCTATTAGTTCTTCTGGTTGATACCCTAGTAGTGTGTTGCAGGCTGGTGAGATGTACGAAAGTATGCCATCGACTGTGTGACGTGAAATAATATCAGTCGAGTTTTCAGCCAGCAGCCGAAAACCTGCTTCACTCTCTTTTAGTGCTGCCTCTGACTGCTTACGTACATTAATATTGCGGAAATAAAGCGCTAACCCTGTGGGTGAAGGATAGGCACGTACAGCAAACCATGCATCAAAGGGTGGATAATAATCTTCCAGCTCAAGCGGCACTCCCTCAAGAACTGCCCTTTGATAAAGCTGACCAAAGCTTGTAACAGCTAGTTCAGGAAACTCTTGCCAGAGATTCTTTCCTAGCAGTTCCTCTGGGGAACGTCCTAGAGTTCTACTGCCTTCGTGATTGAGGTAAGTGAAGCGCCACTCGCGATCAAAGGCAAGAAAGCCGTCAGTGATACTCTCTAAAATCTGAGTAGTTTGCTCTCTGGCTGTCTCCGCCTCAATTCGAGCCAGCCGTTCGCGCTCAAGTAGCTGCTCACGTTCTGCCTCAACTTGCTTACGTTCAGTAATGTCTACGCACATACCCACCCATTCGCGGATATCGCCGATTTTGTCGTCAATTATTGGCACGCCGCGGATAGTCAAGTAGCGGTATTCGCCGTCATACCGCCGGACACGATATTCCGCAACTGCAACACTATGGGTAGAAAATGCGTGTCTCCAAATTGCCGCCACAGATGTTCGGTCGTCTGGGTGTATTGCGTCAACCCAACCCCATCCTCTATATTCTTCCGGTATTTGTCCGGTAAACGCTTGCCAAGTAGGGATGTCTTCAATAACGTTTCCCCAAGGTGCTGCTGTCCAGACTATGGATGCGCTAGCCTCTGCCAGGGAGCGGTAGCGTGCCTCATTAAGGCGTAAGTTTTCTTCGGCTTGCTTGTAATCACTAATATCTAAAATGCTGACTAGTACTTGCTCATATCCAGTTTCCTGTTGAGGGAAAGTAATTGTAAATATTACTTGTCGTTGCTCACCTTGGAGCGTTTTCACAATAGTTTCTGACTCAAAGTAGTGACGCCCCTCAGCTAGGGCGACCATTTCTTCAAGAAACACTTTTGAGGTTTCTGGAACAAAAATATTAGCAAGGGAGGCGTAAATTTCATCCTTAGTTTGAGCGCCAAACATTTTGAGAGTTTGCTGGTTGACATCTCGAATTTTCACCAGCTTAATTGCTTTCTGCACTAAGTCGGGGCGATCGCTCAGATAATTTCGTAAATCTGTAACCCCTTGCGCTTTCAACTCATCAATTAAATCTTTGACAGCCGTAAAATCTTCTTCCCAAATTGATACACCTGCGGTTTCAAAAATCCGGCGGTATTTTTCTTCTCTTTCTCCCAGTAACAACTCTGTTCGCTGCTGCTCCATGAATTGAGCAATTTGAGTAGTGATCGCTGCGATCGTTTGCGGCAAATCACAGTCAGACTCTGGAATTTGGTCACCCCAAAATTCGATGACACCTAAGATTTTATTGCCTAGCTGAATTGGAAATCCTATAACAGCTGGAGATTCCCCTTCTGTGAGTTCTTTTATCCAAACAGGTTGATCACTTGTCCAAACCCGACGAGGAAGCATCTCATCTAAAGCTAAGGTTGTACGCCCATTGAATGCTGGGAAATTCTCTATTCTCAAAGAGGATGAATACCAAGTACTTATGCAGCGCAGAACATTAGCTTGATGGTCTACACTCCAAATAACCCCAGCTTGCCATCCTAAACTTTCACATAAGGATTGTAAAATATTAGGAAAAATATTGTTAAAAGTAGTAGCTTCAGCAAAAAGCCGAGTAACGGCAGACTGTGCAGTTAAAAGTTTTTGAGTGCGTTGACGCTGTGTAATATCTCTAATTAATATTGATACACCATTTAGCGAAGGATAGACGTAGCTTTCTAACCAACGATGCCATTTTGGATACAAGTATTCAAAATGCACTGTTACTTGCTCTGCAACAGCTCGGTGCATCTCTGTGTAAACTATGCTGTTAACTGTTTCAGGAAACAACTCCCAAATACTTCTACCTAAGAAGTCTTCTTTATTCATCCCGGCTAGTTCAGCTAGCTTGTCATTAACAAAGGTATAGCGCCATTGACCATCCAATGTGACAAAAGCGTCGCTGATATTAGCTAAGACTTGTTCTATATCTTTGGGAATAGTTGCCCGGACTTCAGCAGTCACAGTTTCAGCTCCTATGCTTGAAAGTATTTGGCCAAAAGCGCCTTACCGGGTTCTCCCATCTGGTGTAGTAACTCTTGAATCTGTCTCATAGCAAGTGGTGAAGGTTGCGTCCGTCCATTTTCCCACCGATTGATACTGTGAAACGAAACTCCTAGCATAACTGCCAGCTTTACCTGGGAAAGGTTAAGGGACTGCCGAGTTTCACGAACCAACTGGGCAGCCCTCGGCTGTTGGATTGCAAGCATAAGGTTAATATTTTAATTTTCTCTTAGATTATGGAATATAGCA
This region of Nostoc sp. UHCC 0302 genomic DNA includes:
- a CDS encoding PAS domain S-box protein: MTAEVRATIPKDIEQVLANISDAFVTLDGQWRYTFVNDKLAELAGMNKEDFLGRSIWELFPETVNSIVYTEMHRAVAEQVTVHFEYLYPKWHRWLESYVYPSLNGVSILIRDITQRQRTQKLLTAQSAVTRLFAEATTFNNIFPNILQSLCESLGWQAGVIWSVDHQANVLRCISTWYSSSLRIENFPAFNGRTTLALDEMLPRRVWTSDQPVWIKELTEGESPAVIGFPIQLGNKILGVIEFWGDQIPESDCDLPQTIAAITTQIAQFMEQQRTELLLGEREEKYRRIFETAGVSIWEEDFTAVKDLIDELKAQGVTDLRNYLSDRPDLVQKAIKLVKIRDVNQQTLKMFGAQTKDEIYASLANIFVPETSKVFLEEMVALAEGRHYFESETIVKTLQGEQRQVIFTITFPQQETGYEQVLVSILDISDYKQAEENLRLNEARYRSLAEASASIVWTAAPWGNVIEDIPTWQAFTGQIPEEYRGWGWVDAIHPDDRTSVAAIWRHAFSTHSVAVAEYRVRRYDGEYRYLTIRGVPIIDDKIGDIREWVGMCVDITERKQVEAEREQLLERERLARIEAETAREQTTQILESITDGFLAFDREWRFTYLNHEGSRTLGRSPEELLGKNLWQEFPELAVTSFGQLYQRAVLEGVPLELEDYYPPFDAWFAVRAYPSPTGLALYFRNINVRKQSEAALKESEAGFRLLAENSTDIISRHTVDGILSYISPACNTLLGYQPEELIGHHSSELVHPDDLAQMAQNQPVNTDLPDIYTVTHRACHKQGHYIWLEATVRAIRNPQTGEIVEIQASSRDITERKRVEERQHFLAQASEILASSLDYETTLTGLAHLVVPEMADWCVVDIICENQSVRRVAAAHAEPAKQELVEELQNYPPDLARLEGIAQILRTGNSQITHFIPNEQIEAATSNASHLKVLQQLNPKSGMGIPLIVRGRVLGAMTLVSSSDRYYNTESLMLGEELARRAAVAVDNARLYIEAQRSQQVAEKSAARTARLQAITAALSESLTPTQVAEVMVEQSMAALNASSALLAVVTNNGTELEIVRAVGYQEETVDLWRRFSIDTSAPLAEAVRTGEPIWQEPTTTRVAHYSHLAKEYAQYNYGAWISIPLMIEGRAVGGMSLAFAEIQEFNQDDRAFILAMAQQCAQAMERSRLYEAEQTAREAAETANRIKDEFLAVLSHELRSPLSPILGWSKLLQTKKLDEKTIPYALKTIERNAQLQAQLIEDLLDISRILQGKLSLNICPVDLTGVISAAMETVRLSAEAKSIALHTMLEPNLGQVLGDSGRLQQIVWNLLSNAVKFTPEGGQVEIRLERGLGAGDWGLGTGDWDKGDKEEKITLNSAPAKRPVTANSSLNALRAMPYAQIIVSDTGKGIDPNFLPYVFDYFRQENSTSTRKFGGLGLGLAIARHLVELHGGTIQVESLGEGQGATFTVRLPLIQDNSEIQQDSSESSTPSNLNSVKVLVVDDDADTREFVVFLLEQYGANVTAVASANEALVALSNSLPDILLSDVGMPDVDGCMLIRQVRNLPPEQGGQIPAIALTAYAGEMNQKQVLQAGFHKHLAKPVEPAELVEAIANLIQAENR
- a CDS encoding helix-turn-helix transcriptional regulator; translated protein: MLAIQQPRAAQLVRETRQSLNLSQVKLAVMLGVSFHSINRWENGRTQPSPLAMRQIQELLHQMGEPGKALLAKYFQA